CCCAGCTCGTGTCCCCGTTGCAGTGCGGCAGGTTGATGAAGACGCGCTTGTAATGCTCCTGCAGGTATTCGGGCAGCGAAGTAGCTACGCCGAACTGGCGGGCCACGCGGTTCGAGGCGTCGCTCAGCACCGGGAAGCGCAGCTCGTGCTGCTCGGCGGCGAAGCTGGACTGCTGCACCGTCTGCGGCGAGATGGCGATCAACGAGGCGCCGCGGGCCGCGATCTTAGGCGCGATGTCGCGCAGGGCCTCGAGCGCGGCCACGCAGTAGGGACACCAGCGCCCGCGATAGAAGGCGATGACCAGGCGGCCGCGCGCCCGCAGTTCGCGCGAGCGCACCGGCTGCTTGTTGATGTCGGGAAGCTCGAAGTCGGGGGCCGGGGCGCCCACCGGCAGGATGCGCTCGAGGGCGCCCGCCGCGCGCAATTCCTCGATCCACTGCTCGGGGGCGCGGCGCTTCTCCGCCGGGACCAGCGCGGCAACCTGGGTCGTGATCTGCTCCAGGCGCTCGGCGAGGGTGGCCGCGGGGGCCTGCTCGATCCCCGGATTGGCGCCGCGCCATTGCATTTCAGTCGTTGGTCGTTAGTCGTTGGTCGTTGGCCAGCTTACTGAAACTTCATTCCCCCGAAGCCATGCTTGAATCCCGGCTTGCTCATCATGCGGAAGGCCTTGCGCATCTGGGCGTACTGGCGGAGGAGCTGGTTGACCTCCTGCACCGAGGTGCCGGAGCCGCGGGCGATGCGCTTGCGCCGCGAGCCGTTGATCACTTCGTGGTGGTCGCGCTCGTGCGGGGTCATGGAGTTGATGATGGCCTCGACGCGCGTCAGCTCCTTCTCGTCCACCTTGTCGGCGGCGTTCTGCAGGCCGGCAAAGGGCCCGATCTTGGGCAGCATGCCCGCGATGGACTGCAGCGAGCCCAGCTTCTTCACCTGGCGCAACTGGTCGCGGAAGTCTTCCAGCGAGAAGCCGCCGCCGGAGAGCGCCTTGCGCGCGAACTCCTCCGACTTCTTCTTGTCGAGCTTCTCCTCCGCCTTTTCGATGAGGGTGAGCACGTCGCCCATGCCCAGGATGCGGGAGACGATGCGGTCGGGATGGAAGGGCTCGAGCGCGTCGTAGCGCTCGCCCACGCCCAGGAACTTGATGGGCTGGCCCGTGACCTTGCGGATGGAGAGAGCGGCGCCGCCGCGCGCGTCGCCGTCCATCTTGGTGAGCACCACGCCGGTGAGGGTGAGCTTCTTGTGGAACTCGTCGGCGCTCTTGACCGCGTCCTGGCCGGTCATGGCGTCGGCCACGAACAGCACCTCCTGGGGCGCGAGCAGGCGCTTGAGCGACTGCATCTCCTCCATGAGCTGCTCGTCGATGTGCAGGCGGCCGGCGGTGTCCACGATAAGCACGTCGCAGCCGGAGTTCAGCGCGTCGCGGCGGGCCTCCTTGGCCAGGCGCTCGACGGTGGCGGTGTTGGCCTCCGCCACCTCGCCCTCGTAGAGATTGGCCTTGATGGCCTGGGCGACGACCTTGAGCTGCTCGCGCGCGGCCGGGCGATAAACGTCCACGCTGACCAGCATGGGCCGGTGCCCGCCCTTCTTCAGCCAGGCGGCCAGCTTGCCCGAGGTGGTGGTCTTGCCGGAACCTTGCAGGCCGGCCATGAGGATGACGCTGGGCGGCTGGGAGGCGAACTTCAGCTTGGCGGTGTCGCGGCCGAGCAATTCGATCAATTCGTCGCGCACGATCTTGACCACCATCTCGCTGGGGGAGAGGGCGGTCATCACATCCTTGCCTAGGGACTTGTCGCCGATGCGCTCGGTGAGTTCCTTGACCACCTGGTAGTTGACGTCGGCCTCGAGCAGGGCCAGGCGCAGCGCCTTCATGGCCTCGCCCACCGAGTCTTCGTTGAGCACACCCTGGCCGCGCAGGTCCTTGAAGGTGCGTTGCAGCTTGTCGCTCAGGCTGTCAAACATGGATGGAAGCAGGGCGGGCCCCACGCTCGCCCGCATCCTCTCATTCTAGCAGCCCGGGAGGCGGACTCACTGTCCCGCAGGCCGAGCGCCGATCTGCAGGGTGATGGTGACCTCCTTGCTCAGCAGCAGGCGGCCGCCCTGCCAGCGCGCACCGTTCACCCCGAACTCGGTGCGGTCGAGCGTGAAGGTGCTCTCGAAGCCGGCATAGGAGCTCTGGTCGCTGACCCGCATGAAGCCCAGGTAGCGCACCGGGATGGTGATGCGCTTGCTCACGCCGCGGATGGTGAGGTCGCCGGTGACCGCGAGCGTCCCGTCGGGCCGGGCCGCGACCGCGGTGCTGGTGAAGCTCATGGTGGGGAAGCGCTGGGTGTCGAAGAAGTCGTCGGAGCGGAGGGCTTCTTCGCGGTGCCGCGAGCGCGCGTCGATGCTGTCCACCTGCACCACGAAGGAGACGTGCGAGCGCTCGGGGTGGGCCGGGTCGTAGTAGATGTCGCCGCGGAAGTCGCGGAAGCTGCCCTCCTGGCGCATCACGCCGAACTCCATGATGCTGAAGCCCACGTTGCTGAAAGCGGGCACCACGGCCAGCGAGAGAGGCTGGCTGCCGGGCCGCTGCTCCTGGCATGCGGCCAGGAGCGTGAACAGCAGGGTGAGAACAAGGGCTGCCGGCGACCTCCACTTCCGGCTGGACATGATGCGCCTCCTCGTGCGTCGTTCCAGAGGACGCAGCAGGGAGGGGAAGTGTTAACCGAAGCTCAGAGCATCAGCGCATCCTTCCAGTAGATCCACCAGCGCTTGACGTTGCCCAGGCCCAGATTCTGCCACCAGGGCTCCAGCGCCATGTGCTCGCCGCGCACCACCGCGTCGCGCGTGACCCCGGGAGGCGGCGGGGAAAGCTGGGCGGCGCGGTCGTACACCTGCCCGCGCTCCTGGGGCGGCAGGCGCAACATCAGGTTCAGCAGGGTGATGAGGTCGCGCTTGCGGGCCTGCTGAAGC
This genomic window from Terriglobales bacterium contains:
- a CDS encoding peroxiredoxin-like family protein, with the translated sequence MQWRGANPGIEQAPAATLAERLEQITTQVAALVPAEKRRAPEQWIEELRAAGALERILPVGAPAPDFELPDINKQPVRSRELRARGRLVIAFYRGRWCPYCVAALEALRDIAPKIAARGASLIAISPQTVQQSSFAAEQHELRFPVLSDASNRVARQFGVATSLPEYLQEHYKRVFINLPHCNGDTSW
- the ffh gene encoding signal recognition particle protein — encoded protein: MFDSLSDKLQRTFKDLRGQGVLNEDSVGEAMKALRLALLEADVNYQVVKELTERIGDKSLGKDVMTALSPSEMVVKIVRDELIELLGRDTAKLKFASQPPSVILMAGLQGSGKTTTSGKLAAWLKKGGHRPMLVSVDVYRPAAREQLKVVAQAIKANLYEGEVAEANTATVERLAKEARRDALNSGCDVLIVDTAGRLHIDEQLMEEMQSLKRLLAPQEVLFVADAMTGQDAVKSADEFHKKLTLTGVVLTKMDGDARGGAALSIRKVTGQPIKFLGVGERYDALEPFHPDRIVSRILGMGDVLTLIEKAEEKLDKKKSEEFARKALSGGGFSLEDFRDQLRQVKKLGSLQSIAGMLPKIGPFAGLQNAADKVDEKELTRVEAIINSMTPHERDHHEVINGSRRKRIARGSGTSVQEVNQLLRQYAQMRKAFRMMSKPGFKHGFGGMKFQ
- a CDS encoding YceI family protein, with translation MSSRKWRSPAALVLTLLFTLLAACQEQRPGSQPLSLAVVPAFSNVGFSIMEFGVMRQEGSFRDFRGDIYYDPAHPERSHVSFVVQVDSIDARSRHREEALRSDDFFDTQRFPTMSFTSTAVAARPDGTLAVTGDLTIRGVSKRITIPVRYLGFMRVSDQSSYAGFESTFTLDRTEFGVNGARWQGGRLLLSKEVTITLQIGARPAGQ